Sequence from the Melioribacteraceae bacterium genome:
CTTGAAATTCCAGCGACATTTCAGATCTTTTTTCTCGCATCCATTCTCTATATTTCATGGTTACAAAATCTCTATATTCTTTTGCAACTATCCGGAATGATACTTTATTTTGTAACTCCATCTCTTTATATCCGCTCAAAGTGTATAATCCAGGATTGCAATATTTAAATACTCCGTTTCTATCTGTCTCATAATAGGCCTGGTTTAACGATTCAACCAGAGATCTGAATCTTTTCTCACTTTCTTTAATCGATTTTTCATTCTTTTTTCTGTCCGTTATATCCATGTTGATTACTATCGCTGCCAGAACACTTCCGTCCGATTTAATTATTGGTATAGCAGAATTAAGTATTATTTTGTGTGTCCCGTCAAAACATTCTATCTCTATCTCTTCATTTAATGAAATTTCTTTTTTAGTAATTGCACGGGCTGCTGCCCATTCTTCTGCTTTTATTAAATTTCCGGTTTCTGCCCACCATCCTTTGTATTCATTAAACTTTTCAACACCAACAAATCTGGCACCTGCCCATATTCTCTGTCCCTCTGGATTTCCGTGGATTATCATCCCGTCCTTGTCTATTATCCATAATCCTACAGGTATTGTTTTGATAACATTTGCTAAAAGATATGTCTGATCATGCAGTTGCTTCTCAAATATTTTCCTTGAGGTTATGTCAAACATATATCCTATTATCTGTGTTAGGTTCCCTTTCTTATCAAAAGATCCAATTACATTCTCTATTACCGTGATTTCAGATCCATCTAATGCAATTAAGTTCGACTCTATGTTCGATAATTTCTTCTTCTCTTTTAAAACTATTAGGAATTTTTCTCTTTCTGCTTTATCTGTGTAAAAATCGAACGCGTTCCTCCTTAAAAGTTCTTCCTGACTATTTGCCCTGAGTATATTAACTAATGAATTATTGCAGTATAGCAGTGTCCCGTCCGGGGTTGTGATATAATCGCCGGTTAAATCCTCCTCTACAAACCGACGGTAATGCGATTCACTTATTTTTAACTTTTCTTCAACCTCTTTCTTCTCTGTTATGTCACTCACAACTCCAACTGAACCGATGACTATATGATCGGTGTTATATACCGGCGAACCGTTTATTCTTACCCATATCGTCTCACCTGTCTTTTTTAATCCTCGTACTTCATAACTGTCCGTGATCCCTTTTAATCTCGACTTGTTTTTTTCAAGTATTAATCCACGGTCATCCGGATGCTCTAAAATATTATAAGCTATTTGTCCAATAAGTTCCTTCTCTGTGTATCCGTAAATATCACTCACTCTTTTGTTTATAAAAAGGATTCTGTCTTCCCGATCTGTCCAGATTATTCCTTCTCCCATCGTTGAGAAAATTAATTTGCTCTGTTCAGTGCTCCTTCTGAATTCATACTCCCTTTTTTTCCTCTCAATTGAAAAACTTATTGAATTTTTAAGAGATTCTTTTGTTATTTTATTCGCATCTAGTATGTCCTGGCACCCCATCCTTATTGCCTCAGTGGAAAAAGTACTCTCATTATTTTGCGTTATTATAATTATCGGGGCTCGTTCGAAAAGTCTACTAAGAATTTCTAAATTCTGCAGGTCCTTGGTCTTGTCCGCATTAAGATAATAGAACACAACATCAATCGAGTTTTTGGGAATATGAATCCTTACTTCTTCAATTCTCTTGCGCCACAGTAAATTAGTCCTGTATGATTCAGTCTCTTTCAGTATCCTGTTAATAATGTCTGTTTTTTCGGAACTTTCAGAAATATTTAGTACTGTTAATAAATTCTTTAGCAATGCTTTTACTTAATCCTAATTTTTGTAAAGTAATGAATTTATTGTCTCTGGTAATCGCTTGAACATTTCTTTCTTGTTAATGAAATAATTTGCCCCAGCTGTAACCGATTCGCTTTCATACTCGGGTCCTTCATAAATTGTAAGTATTATTATCGCTGTATAATTATTCTGCTTCTTAATCTCTCTTGTAACCTCAAATCCGCTTATCCCTGGTAATCCTATATCAATTAACGCAAGGTCTGGCTTAATATAATTGGCTATTTCTAATCCTTCCTCTCCGTCCGCCGCATAATGAATTTCGATACTAGGATAAAGATCCTTAAGCCACGAGCTTAATGATAACCTAAGTGCCATGTGGTCTTCTATTATTAGAATCGACTTTGTCTCCATAAAACTACGCCGCACTAATACCCCTATTTTTTTATCGCACCCTAAAAATATAGGATAGTAGGTTCGTATTTTATGTAAGGGAAGTCTGAAAAGTTTTGTAGGGGAAGTTTAAATTCTGTACTGTTTTACTATAATAAGTCTTTTATTCAAATCCTATTATTGGATTAATCCGTGTTGAAGAGCAAATTTTACTAAACTTGGTATATCTTTTACACCTAACTTCTGCATTAATCGGCTTCGGTATGTCTCTATTGTTTTTACAGACAGATATAACATGGATGCAATTTCTGTACTAGTCTTTCCTTCTGCAACAAGTTGTAATACTTCTCTTTCTCTTGTGCTCAAGCTTTCTAGAGG
This genomic interval carries:
- a CDS encoding PAS domain S-box protein produces the protein MLKNLLTVLNISESSEKTDIINRILKETESYRTNLLWRKRIEEVRIHIPKNSIDVVFYYLNADKTKDLQNLEILSRLFERAPIIIITQNNESTFSTEAIRMGCQDILDANKITKESLKNSISFSIERKKREYEFRRSTEQSKLIFSTMGEGIIWTDREDRILFINKRVSDIYGYTEKELIGQIAYNILEHPDDRGLILEKNKSRLKGITDSYEVRGLKKTGETIWVRINGSPVYNTDHIVIGSVGVVSDITEKKEVEEKLKISESHYRRFVEEDLTGDYITTPDGTLLYCNNSLVNILRANSQEELLRRNAFDFYTDKAEREKFLIVLKEKKKLSNIESNLIALDGSEITVIENVIGSFDKKGNLTQIIGYMFDITSRKIFEKQLHDQTYLLANVIKTIPVGLWIIDKDGMIIHGNPEGQRIWAGARFVGVEKFNEYKGWWAETGNLIKAEEWAAARAITKKEISLNEEIEIECFDGTHKIILNSAIPIIKSDGSVLAAIVINMDITDRKKNEKSIKESEKRFRSLVESLNQAYYETDRNGVFKYCNPGLYTLSGYKEMELQNKVSFRIVAKEYRDFVTMKYREWMREKRSEMSLEFQVEKKDGTKFWVEQITHLEFDIKGDFLKANNILRDIDERKKAEEELKKLNRAIEQSSTSVVITDSEGMIEYVNPYFSSLTGYQLNELQGKTPRVLKSGNHNEAFYQSLWKTILEGKTWQGELLNKKKNGETYWANASISPIVDNSGNVTNFVAIEEDITERKKLLKEIIDAKEKAEISDNLKTEFLSQMSHEIRTPLNIIASNAEILKDDFGHIIPTDYDDVFTSIELASQRIIRTISLILNSAEIQTGIYRLNKEEVNINLLLQKLVDEHRLFAKIKNLQLTFNPIKEGLKIHGDEYAITQIFANLIDNGIKYTKEGEIQIEANRNTKGNVYVLVKDSGIGISEEFQKRLFEPFSQEEQGYSRSFDGNGLGLSLVKKYCEYNDATIEVKSKKGMGSTFKVTFQQESDK
- a CDS encoding response regulator transcription factor, with the translated sequence METKSILIIEDHMALRLSLSSWLKDLYPSIEIHYAADGEEGLEIANYIKPDLALIDIGLPGISGFEVTREIKKQNNYTAIIILTIYEGPEYESESVTAGANYFINKKEMFKRLPETINSLLYKN